A window of the Sphingomonas piscis genome harbors these coding sequences:
- a CDS encoding cell division protein FtsX, whose protein sequence is MINWLFVSPAQRRLLPGGRFRGPTPWVIGIMTFVMMVVTAAALVLANAAGGVAEGSRSRFVAQLPGGSSSVPAALQLLRSTPEVRNVRVVPEAQMRETLSRWLGQAAANSADLPVPALIHFDLSRPLGTTTMQARLRAAIPGASISAHEQEVRPLLRTMRALQWLALTLVALMVIATSATIVLSARGALDTNRATIEVMHGIGATDLQVTHLFQRKIALDALTGALAGALAAALTLLLVAGAGAALKGQLGGLPPLHLGDIIVLSAMPFVVAALATLVGRMAVLRSLRSNV, encoded by the coding sequence ATGATCAACTGGTTGTTCGTCTCGCCGGCGCAACGGCGTTTGCTACCGGGCGGGCGCTTTCGCGGTCCAACTCCTTGGGTCATTGGCATCATGACCTTTGTGATGATGGTTGTGACGGCTGCAGCGCTGGTTCTGGCCAATGCCGCGGGCGGTGTGGCGGAGGGAAGCAGAAGCCGCTTCGTTGCCCAGCTTCCCGGCGGCAGCTCGAGCGTGCCGGCGGCGCTTCAGCTGCTGCGCTCGACACCGGAGGTGCGCAACGTTCGTGTGGTCCCTGAGGCGCAGATGCGGGAGACTTTGTCGCGATGGCTGGGCCAGGCCGCCGCAAACTCAGCGGATCTGCCGGTCCCCGCGCTCATTCATTTCGACCTTTCTCGTCCGCTCGGCACGACGACAATGCAGGCTCGTCTTCGCGCCGCGATCCCCGGCGCCAGCATCAGTGCGCACGAGCAGGAGGTGCGGCCGCTGCTGCGAACCATGAGGGCGCTTCAATGGCTGGCGCTGACTTTGGTGGCGCTGATGGTGATCGCGACGTCGGCGACCATCGTCCTCTCCGCCCGGGGAGCGCTCGATACCAACCGAGCCACCATTGAGGTCATGCACGGGATCGGTGCCACCGACCTTCAGGTGACGCATTTATTTCAGCGAAAGATTGCGCTCGACGCTTTGACCGGTGCCCTCGCAGGCGCACTTGCGGCCGCATTGACGCTTCTGCTGGTGGCAGGTGCCGGAGCCGCGCTTAAAGGTCAGCTCGGCGGTCTTCCTCCGCTTCACCTCGGCGACATCATCGTGCTGAGCGCCATGCCCTTCGTCGTTGCTGCCCTTGCCACCTTGGTCGGGCGGATGGCTGTTCTGCGCAGCTTGCGGAGCAATGTATGA
- the ftsE gene encoding cell division ATP-binding protein FtsE — protein MSAIVEFDSVGLRYGTGAEVLCDLNFRLAKGSFYFLTGPSGAGKTSLLKLLYLAQRPTRGRIRLFGEELSDAPRSALPAFRRRIGVVFQDFRLIRHLSAFDNVALPLRISGRSDAEIEGPVREMLAWVGLADRASARPATLSGGEQQRVAIARAVISQPELLVADEPTGNVDAEMASRLMHLFAALNRLGTTIVVATHDIGLIAATPGAHMMRLDRGGLIDSTGALRHPPGASASPV, from the coding sequence CTGTCTGCAATCGTCGAGTTCGACAGTGTTGGCTTGCGCTACGGAACGGGCGCGGAAGTGCTGTGCGACCTCAACTTCCGCCTGGCGAAGGGCTCATTCTACTTCCTGACGGGACCTTCGGGCGCGGGAAAGACGTCTCTCCTGAAGCTTCTCTACCTTGCGCAACGGCCGACCCGCGGCCGCATCCGTCTGTTCGGGGAAGAGCTAAGCGATGCACCGCGAAGCGCGCTTCCGGCCTTTCGCCGCCGCATCGGCGTGGTGTTCCAGGACTTTCGCCTGATCCGTCACCTTTCGGCCTTCGACAATGTGGCGCTGCCGCTCCGCATTTCCGGACGGAGTGATGCCGAGATCGAGGGCCCGGTTCGGGAGATGCTCGCCTGGGTTGGACTTGCCGACCGCGCCAGCGCCCGTCCGGCGACGCTGTCAGGCGGTGAGCAGCAACGCGTCGCCATCGCCAGAGCGGTGATCAGCCAGCCCGAACTGCTGGTCGCCGATGAGCCCACCGGCAACGTCGATGCCGAAATGGCATCACGCCTGATGCATCTGTTTGCGGCCTTGAACCGCCTCGGTACGACCATCGTCGTGGCAACCCACGACATCGGACTGATCGCCGCCACGCCCGGCGCGCACATGATGCGGCTCGACCGTGGCGGTCTCATCGATAGTACCGGCGCACTTCGGCATCCGCCGGGCGCGTCGGCGAGTCCGGTATGA
- a CDS encoding lysophospholipid acyltransferase family protein, producing MMMMWLRSLLFTLLFYPLTLVLVIAGIVASPFGTGPMRAVVHSWANAHHWLTRHLIGIRMIVEGEIPAEPMLIAIKHQAMFETVEALRLARTPVVVIKRELSDLPLFGWLTRRYGVIPVDREAGAKALRTMLTLGRQAIAAGRPIVIFPEGTRVPPGQTPPLRSGFAGLYRGLDLPVLPVAMDSGRLWGRGLLKRGGTIRFKVGEIIPSGLKRDEIEARVHAAINALEN from the coding sequence ATGATGATGATGTGGCTCCGATCCCTCCTATTCACGCTGCTGTTCTACCCGCTGACCTTGGTGCTGGTGATTGCCGGCATTGTCGCTAGCCCGTTCGGAACGGGGCCGATGCGCGCGGTCGTGCATAGCTGGGCGAATGCGCACCATTGGCTGACGCGTCATCTGATCGGCATCAGGATGATCGTGGAAGGCGAGATACCCGCCGAACCGATGCTGATCGCGATCAAGCATCAGGCCATGTTCGAAACGGTCGAGGCGCTGCGGCTGGCACGAACGCCGGTGGTTGTGATCAAACGCGAGCTATCGGACCTGCCATTGTTCGGCTGGCTGACTCGACGCTATGGCGTCATCCCCGTCGACCGGGAGGCGGGGGCGAAGGCCTTGCGGACGATGCTGACATTAGGTCGGCAGGCGATCGCCGCCGGGCGGCCGATCGTCATCTTTCCGGAAGGCACGCGGGTGCCGCCTGGCCAGACGCCGCCGCTCAGGTCCGGCTTCGCCGGTCTTTATCGCGGGCTCGACCTGCCGGTTCTACCGGTGGCGATGGACAGCGGACGGCTATGGGGGCGCGGCCTACTGAAGCGGGGCGGCACGATCCGCTTCAAGGTTGGCGAGATCATTCCATCCGGGCTGAAGCGTGACGAGATCGAGGCACGCGTTCACGCCGCGATCAATGCGCTCGAAAACTAG
- the pheT gene encoding phenylalanine--tRNA ligase subunit beta translates to MKFTLSWLKDHLETDWSADQIAEKLTAIGLEVEGVTNPGDLLAPFKVARVLTAERHPQADKLQVLTVDAGEGPMQVVCGAPNARAGLVGVFGPPGAYVPGSDMTLKVAAIRGVESRGMMCSVRELQIGDEHDGIIELAQDAPVGTAFAVYAGLDDPVFDVAITPNRQDCMGVRGIARDLAAAGAGALKPLTIPGVAGSFPCPVEIRIEDPEGCPAFFGRAIRGVRNGVSPEWIKQRLKAAGQRPISAVVDITNYVMLDHGRPSHAYDITKLTGGLTARAAREGETVLALNGKEYALAPFMTVIADDAKVHDIGGIMGGEESGVADSTTNIMLEVAYFTPERIAKTGQALSLTSDARSRFERGVDPAFLDEGLAILTGLIVQICGGEASEIVRQGQAPTTRKRVKFDPRRTLALGGVDVSAERQKAILDRLGFELDGSEVLVPTWRRDVDGAADLVEEIARIEGLDQIPSTPLDRTSGVAVPTITRAQSVERKLRRAAATRGLDEAITWSFISEAQAAAVGGATWRLANPISEDMKVMRPSLLPGLASATRRNLDRGATSLRLFEIGRRYEADAERSTLTLLLAGDKAPRNWQSGKARGFDAYDAKVEALALLEAAGVPVANLQLFADAGAAWHPGRSAKLGLGPKTIVASFGELHPRLIKELDAPSGTVAAELYLDAFPSSRSVGRARPAFTPPSLQAVTRDFAFFVPSELSADALVRAIRGADKQAIVAARIFDRFEGADGLSLAVEVTLQPGEKSFTDQELAEIASRVTAAAQKLGASLRG, encoded by the coding sequence ATGAAGTTCACCTTGTCCTGGCTGAAGGACCATCTGGAGACCGATTGGTCGGCCGACCAGATCGCCGAGAAGCTGACCGCCATCGGCTTGGAGGTCGAAGGCGTTACCAACCCGGGCGACCTACTTGCGCCGTTCAAGGTGGCGCGCGTGCTCACCGCTGAGCGTCACCCGCAGGCTGATAAATTGCAGGTGCTAACGGTCGACGCGGGCGAGGGCCCGATGCAGGTCGTATGCGGTGCGCCAAATGCCCGTGCGGGTCTGGTCGGTGTGTTCGGTCCCCCGGGCGCGTACGTTCCCGGGTCCGACATGACCCTGAAGGTCGCGGCGATCCGCGGCGTGGAATCGCGAGGCATGATGTGCTCGGTACGCGAGCTTCAGATCGGCGACGAGCATGACGGCATCATCGAACTGGCCCAGGACGCGCCGGTCGGCACGGCGTTCGCCGTCTACGCCGGTCTCGACGACCCAGTCTTCGACGTGGCGATCACGCCCAACCGGCAGGACTGCATGGGCGTGCGTGGCATTGCGCGCGACCTTGCAGCTGCCGGTGCGGGCGCGCTGAAGCCGCTCACCATTCCGGGTGTTGCCGGGAGCTTCCCCTGTCCAGTGGAGATCCGCATCGAGGATCCGGAAGGCTGCCCTGCCTTTTTCGGCCGCGCTATCCGCGGCGTGCGCAACGGCGTCAGCCCGGAATGGATTAAGCAGCGGCTGAAAGCGGCCGGCCAGCGCCCGATCAGCGCCGTCGTCGACATCACCAACTATGTGATGCTCGACCATGGCCGGCCGAGCCATGCCTACGACATCACCAAGCTAACCGGCGGTCTAACCGCCCGCGCGGCGCGCGAAGGTGAGACGGTGCTGGCGCTGAACGGCAAGGAATATGCGCTTGCGCCGTTCATGACGGTCATCGCCGATGACGCCAAGGTGCACGATATCGGCGGCATCATGGGCGGCGAGGAGTCGGGCGTCGCGGACAGCACGACCAACATCATGCTGGAGGTCGCATACTTCACGCCCGAGCGGATCGCGAAGACGGGTCAGGCGCTCAGCCTCACCAGCGATGCCCGCAGCCGCTTCGAGCGCGGTGTGGACCCCGCCTTCCTCGACGAAGGTCTTGCGATCCTTACCGGACTGATCGTGCAAATCTGCGGCGGCGAAGCATCCGAAATCGTTCGGCAAGGCCAAGCGCCGACCACCCGCAAGCGCGTGAAGTTCGACCCTCGGCGCACGCTCGCGCTTGGCGGTGTTGACGTTTCCGCCGAGCGGCAGAAGGCCATCCTTGATCGGCTCGGCTTCGAACTGGACGGCAGCGAAGTGCTGGTCCCCACCTGGCGCCGCGATGTGGACGGTGCTGCCGACCTCGTCGAGGAGATCGCCCGCATCGAGGGTCTTGATCAGATCCCGTCCACGCCACTCGATCGAACATCCGGGGTGGCGGTGCCGACCATTACGCGGGCGCAGTCGGTCGAACGCAAGCTTCGCCGGGCAGCCGCGACACGCGGGCTGGATGAGGCGATCACGTGGAGCTTCATCTCCGAGGCGCAGGCTGCTGCGGTTGGCGGCGCTACATGGCGCCTCGCCAATCCGATCAGCGAGGACATGAAGGTGATGCGGCCCTCGCTGTTGCCTGGACTGGCATCGGCGACGCGGCGGAACCTGGATCGCGGTGCAACCAGCCTTCGTCTGTTCGAGATCGGCCGCCGCTATGAAGCGGACGCCGAGCGGTCGACGCTGACCCTGCTGCTGGCAGGCGACAAGGCGCCCCGCAATTGGCAGAGCGGCAAGGCGCGCGGGTTCGATGCCTATGACGCCAAGGTCGAGGCGCTGGCGTTGTTGGAGGCGGCCGGTGTCCCCGTCGCCAACCTGCAGCTGTTTGCCGATGCAGGAGCCGCGTGGCACCCAGGCCGCTCGGCGAAGCTGGGTCTTGGTCCCAAGACGATTGTCGCATCCTTTGGCGAGCTTCATCCGCGCCTGATCAAGGAGCTGGATGCGCCCTCTGGCACGGTGGCGGCCGAGCTCTATCTCGATGCTTTCCCATCTTCCCGGTCGGTGGGACGTGCGCGCCCGGCGTTCACGCCCCCCTCGCTCCAGGCGGTTACCCGCGACTTCGCCTTCTTCGTTCCATCCGAGCTTTCCGCCGACGCGCTTGTCCGTGCCATTCGGGGCGCGGACAAGCAGGCGATCGTCGCAGCCCGCATCTTCGACCGATTCGAAGGCGCCGACGGATTGTCGCTGGCCGTGGAAGTGACGCTGCAGCCAGGCGAGAAGAGCTTCACCGACCAGGAATTGGCGGAAATCGCCAGTCGGGTGACCGCGGCAGCGCAGAAGCTCGGCGCGAGCCTTCGAGGCTAG
- a CDS encoding YdcF family protein → MIARILSVLLLAYALGFAIFATTLGQPAAADAPATEAAVVLTGGAGRLEQGFRVMREQKARRMLVSGTDPLVTKADLARRNRGQGAILRCCVDLGTEAKDTRSNAEETGRWLKQQKLRSVRLITSDWHMRRARYEFRRVLGSDTLVVPDAVRTEPRFLTLFGEYNKYVLRRLAVWVDV, encoded by the coding sequence ATGATCGCCCGCATCCTGTCCGTACTGCTACTCGCCTATGCGTTGGGTTTCGCCATCTTCGCGACGACCCTGGGCCAACCAGCCGCGGCCGATGCCCCAGCCACGGAAGCGGCGGTCGTGCTGACGGGCGGTGCCGGCCGGCTGGAGCAGGGCTTTCGGGTGATGCGCGAGCAAAAGGCGCGGCGCATGCTGGTGTCCGGGACCGACCCGCTCGTCACCAAGGCCGACCTGGCGCGGCGCAATCGCGGACAAGGCGCCATCCTACGATGCTGCGTCGACCTCGGCACCGAGGCCAAGGACACGAGGAGCAATGCGGAGGAGACCGGGCGCTGGCTCAAGCAACAGAAGCTTAGGTCGGTCCGGTTGATCACCAGCGACTGGCACATGCGCCGCGCGCGCTACGAGTTCCGCCGCGTGCTTGGTTCCGATACGCTTGTCGTGCCCGATGCAGTGCGCACGGAGCCTCGCTTCCTCACCCTGTTCGGCGAATATAACAAATATGTGCTTCGCCGTTTGGCCGTCTGGGTGGATGTCTGA
- a CDS encoding zinc-ribbon domain-containing protein encodes MILTCPSCGTQYVVKDGAIPEGGRQVRCASCKHSWHQDPEVQEAGDEVASPPSESSYRDEPDRADITPQAQEPENPGFEVDEPAVHDTTFGTPDEVEMGASETMSPSEELQSDVSAPVFDTPVTPAEEELEATGGTWYPPAEDDFAPFGARDEAEGERRSSPLLKLLIVVLLVAAAAAAFWFLAPPEWKSRVGVADAGTSELKLMLTNSQRQQLASGNMLLAVTGRVVNPTDETQRVPPIEAELRKTSGELVYRWTIAPPATSLPPGGRAPFNSAEMNVPADGDMLTIAFGAAA; translated from the coding sequence ATGATCCTCACTTGTCCCTCGTGCGGCACGCAATATGTCGTCAAGGATGGCGCCATCCCCGAAGGCGGCCGACAGGTGCGCTGCGCGTCTTGCAAGCATAGCTGGCATCAGGATCCTGAAGTTCAGGAAGCAGGGGACGAGGTTGCCTCGCCGCCTTCTGAATCGTCGTACCGCGACGAGCCCGATCGAGCCGACATTACGCCGCAAGCGCAGGAACCGGAGAACCCAGGGTTCGAAGTCGACGAGCCGGCCGTGCACGACACCACGTTCGGCACACCGGACGAGGTCGAGATGGGCGCCTCCGAGACCATGTCCCCGTCGGAAGAGCTTCAATCCGACGTTTCGGCGCCGGTCTTCGACACTCCTGTGACGCCGGCGGAGGAAGAGCTCGAAGCCACCGGGGGCACTTGGTATCCGCCTGCCGAGGACGATTTCGCGCCTTTCGGTGCCCGCGACGAAGCGGAAGGGGAGCGCCGGTCCTCGCCGCTGCTGAAGCTTCTTATCGTTGTCCTTCTGGTCGCAGCGGCGGCGGCCGCCTTCTGGTTCCTCGCCCCGCCCGAGTGGAAGTCGCGCGTCGGCGTCGCGGATGCGGGAACGAGCGAGCTCAAGCTAATGCTCACCAATTCCCAGCGTCAGCAGCTGGCAAGCGGCAATATGCTGCTTGCGGTGACCGGCCGCGTGGTCAATCCGACGGACGAGACGCAGCGCGTACCGCCTATCGAGGCGGAGCTGCGCAAGACGTCCGGCGAACTCGTCTATCGCTGGACGATTGCACCGCCCGCCACCAGCCTGCCGCCCGGCGGAAGGGCGCCGTTCAACAGCGCTGAAATGAATGTTCCGGCCGATGGCGACATGCTGACCATCGCCTTCGGCGCGGCGGCCTGA
- the pheS gene encoding phenylalanine--tRNA ligase subunit alpha: MNGEQLLNDISQAGDLGALDAIRVSALGKAGFITAQLKSLGKMTPEERASEGPKIHALREQVTDAIASRKSALENAELERRLATERLDLSLPAAEAPSGSVHPVSQVMDELAEIFADLGFAVAEGPEIEEQWYNFTALNMPESHPARAMHDTFYCEPRSEGEEPRVLRTHTSPVQIRTMHNNPPPIRVIAPGRVYRSDSDATHTPMFHQIEGLVIDRAIHMGHLKWTLETFLKAFFERDDIVLRMRPSYFPFTEPSAEVDVGWSMEKGRRVVGGSEGWMEVLGSGMVHPRVIANCGLDPDEWQGFAFGTGVDRLAMLKYGMNDLRAFFDGDIRWMKHYGFRALDIPTISAGVGA; encoded by the coding sequence ATGAACGGCGAACAGCTCCTCAACGATATCTCCCAGGCCGGCGACCTTGGCGCGCTGGACGCAATACGCGTGTCCGCGCTGGGCAAAGCAGGCTTCATCACCGCGCAATTAAAGTCGCTGGGCAAGATGACACCGGAGGAGCGCGCAAGCGAGGGGCCCAAGATCCACGCCCTTCGTGAGCAAGTCACCGACGCGATTGCCTCGCGCAAGTCGGCGCTGGAGAATGCTGAGCTGGAGCGCCGGCTTGCGACCGAGCGGCTGGACCTTTCTTTGCCGGCCGCCGAAGCGCCGAGCGGATCGGTTCACCCGGTCAGCCAGGTCATGGACGAGCTTGCGGAAATTTTCGCCGATCTGGGCTTCGCCGTCGCTGAAGGACCGGAAATCGAGGAGCAGTGGTATAATTTCACCGCGCTCAACATGCCCGAAAGTCACCCCGCGCGGGCGATGCACGACACATTCTATTGTGAACCGCGGAGCGAAGGCGAGGAGCCGCGTGTGCTTCGGACCCACACGTCACCGGTGCAAATCCGGACGATGCACAACAATCCGCCTCCCATCCGGGTCATCGCCCCGGGCCGGGTCTACCGCTCCGACAGCGACGCCACGCACACTCCGATGTTCCACCAGATCGAAGGGCTCGTGATCGACCGCGCCATCCACATGGGTCATCTCAAGTGGACACTGGAGACCTTCCTCAAGGCCTTCTTCGAGCGCGACGACATCGTGCTGCGGATGCGCCCGTCCTACTTCCCCTTCACGGAACCCTCGGCCGAGGTCGATGTCGGCTGGTCGATGGAGAAGGGCCGTCGCGTGGTCGGCGGCTCCGAAGGCTGGATGGAGGTGCTCGGCAGCGGCATGGTCCACCCGCGTGTGATTGCCAATTGCGGGCTCGATCCGGACGAGTGGCAGGGCTTTGCCTTCGGCACGGGCGTCGACCGCCTCGCCATGCTCAAGTACGGAATGAACGACCTTCGCGCCTTCTTCGATGGCGATATCCGCTGGATGAAGCATTACGGCTTCCGCGCGCTCGACATTCCAACCATCTCGGCGGGAGTGGGCGCATGA
- a CDS encoding MSCRAMM family protein — protein sequence MLGRRIRLAGWVAAAGLAASGAFAALAGTPGRDSWAADPEEQYLLDVNLRQLRLGEGVRAYSTPEGACVVLGDFLKVLDVPITVDLPAKKASGWAFREANRVNIDLGAGKVTYGASTSEMLDRQQIRETPEGWCVETNALARWMGIGVKPMTSSSVLLLESEAKLPVEMAIERERRAASLVRKASFDLMSVPKVKVPYRMWRAPALDFMVSAGVTYSATSGTRIDRRTSIAGAGELAQLSYSAQLSTDAVGRPDLLRLRTYRSDPDGGLLGPLKATHFGIGDVEGFDSRLSGTAQSGRGGIITNRPLFRPTAFGRTRFEGDLPSGWEAELYRNNELVGFSRPTENQRYVFDEVELQYGDNDIRVVLYGPQGQVRTREETINVGQENVPAGKTWYWAGFNQPGEDVIRLRGGQKMGEAVRGQAAVSVEHGLSDRMSVGAMARTMLLEDERLTFVEGTVRRAIGPAAAEVSVAYDSSGGKAIGGEIIGRIGKVNFRGEALAANNFHVRGTKAETVRDVRLAADAPLRIGRSLVPVRAGIRYSDFGNGTKQLEANTRLSTSIAHFNLATDLKYRKKTSRLGQPPPDELEWSMIGSGRVGDIRLRGISTFRILPEKRLQTVELSGYWAASEQADWEGGLVYDAERRRANARLSHIRRLDTVALAVTAEAATDRSVAVGLNLNFSLDPQRMAFSRQPLASAGSVRARVFRDLNDNGRYDDHEPLEKGALVTTGNRQTQRKTGGDGAVTIGGLAAFQPVVVGLDQSTLADPSLAPRKAMQVVTPRPGVSAYIDIPLVAAGAIEGALLKSGGLAFEGVDLELVDNAGDVVATARTDFDGFFLFDRIAYGNYRIRIAKDSAESAKLLPMVGGEVILSDDRPVTRLGGIEVSPMPIIASAAP from the coding sequence ATGCTCGGTCGCCGGATACGTCTGGCCGGCTGGGTTGCCGCGGCGGGCCTTGCTGCCAGCGGCGCCTTTGCCGCGCTTGCAGGCACGCCCGGTCGAGACTCCTGGGCGGCCGACCCGGAGGAGCAATATCTTCTTGACGTAAACCTTCGCCAGTTGCGGCTCGGCGAAGGCGTTCGCGCATATTCTACGCCCGAGGGTGCCTGTGTCGTCTTAGGCGACTTTTTGAAGGTACTGGACGTCCCCATCACCGTCGATCTGCCGGCCAAGAAGGCAAGCGGCTGGGCATTTCGCGAGGCCAATCGGGTCAATATCGACCTTGGCGCCGGCAAGGTGACCTACGGCGCCTCGACGAGTGAAATGCTCGACCGGCAGCAAATCCGCGAGACGCCGGAGGGCTGGTGCGTAGAGACCAACGCCCTTGCCCGCTGGATGGGCATTGGCGTCAAACCCATGACGTCATCGTCCGTACTTCTGCTGGAATCCGAAGCGAAACTGCCGGTCGAAATGGCGATCGAGCGGGAGCGGCGGGCTGCGAGCCTGGTGCGCAAGGCCAGCTTCGACCTGATGAGCGTGCCCAAGGTGAAAGTCCCATATCGCATGTGGCGTGCACCCGCGCTCGATTTCATGGTTAGCGCGGGCGTGACCTATAGCGCCACCAGCGGCACACGCATCGACCGCCGGACCTCCATTGCGGGGGCCGGCGAGTTGGCGCAGTTGTCCTACAGCGCGCAGTTGTCGACGGACGCCGTGGGGCGGCCGGACCTGCTGCGCCTTCGCACCTACCGCTCCGACCCCGATGGCGGCCTGCTCGGCCCACTGAAGGCTACGCACTTCGGCATCGGCGACGTCGAGGGGTTCGACAGCCGTCTTTCCGGAACAGCGCAAAGCGGGCGGGGCGGCATCATCACCAACCGCCCCCTGTTCCGGCCGACAGCATTCGGACGAACCCGATTTGAGGGCGATCTCCCCTCAGGATGGGAAGCCGAACTGTATCGGAACAACGAACTTGTCGGCTTTTCGCGTCCGACCGAGAACCAGCGCTATGTTTTCGACGAGGTCGAGCTCCAATACGGAGACAATGACATTCGGGTGGTGCTGTACGGACCCCAAGGACAGGTCCGGACTCGCGAAGAAACCATCAACGTCGGCCAGGAGAATGTTCCTGCGGGGAAGACCTGGTACTGGGCGGGCTTCAACCAGCCCGGCGAAGACGTCATCCGCTTGCGGGGCGGGCAAAAGATGGGCGAGGCCGTTCGCGGGCAGGCGGCGGTGTCTGTGGAGCATGGCCTCAGCGACCGAATGTCCGTTGGCGCAATGGCACGAACGATGTTGCTGGAAGACGAGCGGCTGACCTTCGTCGAAGGCACGGTTCGGCGCGCCATCGGCCCGGCGGCCGCGGAGGTTTCCGTGGCGTACGACAGCAGCGGCGGCAAGGCCATCGGCGGCGAAATCATCGGCCGGATCGGCAAAGTGAACTTCAGGGGCGAGGCGCTGGCGGCCAACAACTTCCACGTTCGTGGGACGAAAGCGGAGACCGTCCGAGATGTCCGCCTTGCTGCCGACGCTCCACTTAGGATCGGCAGGTCGTTGGTGCCGGTGCGCGCCGGGATCCGGTACAGCGATTTTGGTAATGGCACCAAGCAGTTGGAGGCGAATACCAGGCTTTCGACCTCGATCGCCCACTTCAACCTCGCCACCGACCTAAAATATCGCAAGAAGACGTCGCGCCTCGGACAGCCGCCACCGGACGAACTTGAATGGTCCATGATCGGCTCAGGCCGCGTCGGCGACATCCGCCTTCGCGGCATTTCGACATTTCGGATTTTGCCGGAAAAGCGCCTGCAGACGGTGGAGCTGTCCGGCTATTGGGCCGCAAGCGAGCAGGCGGACTGGGAAGGCGGGCTCGTCTACGACGCGGAGCGAAGGCGCGCCAACGCACGCCTTTCCCACATCCGCAGGCTCGACACCGTCGCGCTGGCCGTGACGGCGGAGGCCGCGACCGACCGCTCCGTCGCCGTGGGCCTGAACCTCAACTTCTCGCTGGATCCGCAGCGCATGGCCTTTTCGCGACAGCCTTTGGCCAGCGCGGGCTCGGTTCGTGCGCGCGTTTTCCGCGATCTCAACGACAATGGCCGCTACGATGATCATGAACCGCTCGAGAAAGGCGCTCTGGTCACCACCGGCAATCGCCAGACGCAGCGGAAAACCGGCGGCGATGGCGCCGTCACCATCGGTGGTTTGGCCGCATTTCAGCCCGTGGTGGTCGGCCTTGACCAGTCGACGCTGGCCGACCCGTCGCTTGCGCCGCGCAAGGCGATGCAGGTGGTGACCCCGCGGCCCGGCGTGTCGGCGTACATCGATATTCCGCTGGTTGCGGCCGGAGCGATCGAAGGCGCGCTTCTGAAAAGCGGCGGCCTGGCCTTCGAAGGCGTCGACTTGGAGCTTGTCGACAACGCCGGCGACGTGGTTGCAACGGCACGCACCGACTTCGACGGCTTCTTCTTGTTCGACCGCATCGCTTACGGAAATTACCGGATCCGAATTGCCAAAGACTCGGCTGAATCGGCCAAGCTTCTGCCCATGGTCGGCGGCGAGGTGATCCTATCGGATGATCGGCCAGTCACGCGTCTGGGTGGCATCGAGGTCTCGCCGATGCCGATCATCGCCTCCGCCGCGCCTTAG
- a CDS encoding molecular chaperone, producing MQSLPKLFVRTLALAGTAMAASVPAKAGVGDLLVAPTRIVLDGRTGSEIILNNIGDGPATYRISVELRRMNADGRLEEVTTPSAADKMAQEMIIYSPRRVTLAPNQPQSIRIAARAPQGLADGEYRVHLLFRAIPDAKPVAAAAPADTPKGLSFAITPIYGVTIPVIVRLGQLQVKAGIANVHLAQQDGKKAVGLDLIRSGQRSTFGEVRVLKPGVKDPIAIQRSVAVYTDVGSRKLVIPVSEEFKGDLRGPVTVQYVETMLEGNRTIAETQAVLQ from the coding sequence ATGCAATCGCTTCCGAAGTTGTTCGTTCGCACGCTGGCACTGGCAGGAACGGCCATGGCTGCATCCGTGCCGGCCAAGGCTGGCGTCGGCGATCTGCTGGTAGCACCGACCCGCATCGTGCTTGATGGCCGGACGGGTTCCGAAATCATTCTCAACAACATCGGCGACGGGCCTGCCACCTACCGAATCTCCGTCGAGCTTCGCCGGATGAACGCGGACGGGCGCCTGGAGGAAGTGACCACGCCGTCGGCCGCCGACAAAATGGCACAGGAGATGATCATCTACAGCCCGCGGCGGGTGACGCTTGCGCCCAACCAGCCGCAGTCGATCAGGATCGCGGCGCGCGCTCCCCAGGGCCTCGCTGACGGCGAATATCGCGTGCATCTCCTGTTTCGCGCCATTCCCGATGCCAAGCCTGTCGCTGCCGCCGCACCTGCGGACACACCTAAGGGCCTCAGCTTCGCGATCACACCAATCTACGGCGTCACCATCCCGGTGATCGTCCGATTGGGCCAGCTTCAGGTGAAAGCCGGCATCGCCAATGTCCACCTTGCCCAGCAGGATGGCAAGAAGGCCGTCGGCCTCGATCTGATCCGTTCCGGGCAGCGCTCGACCTTCGGCGAAGTTCGCGTCCTGAAGCCCGGCGTCAAGGACCCGATCGCCATTCAGCGCTCCGTCGCGGTGTACACCGACGTCGGCAGCCGCAAGCTGGTGATCCCGGTCAGCGAGGAATTCAAGGGTGACCTGCGCGGTCCCGTCACCGTGCAATATGTTGAGACCATGCTCGAAGGTAACCGCACTATCGCCGAGACTCAGGCGGTTCTGCAGTAG